In one Methanobrevibacter arboriphilus genomic region, the following are encoded:
- the dapA gene encoding 4-hydroxy-tetrahydrodipicolinate synthase encodes MNFEGTAVAMITPFTEDNEVDEDGYRENINFLIENGVDGLLAAGTTGESATITIPEQKRLIDILIEEVDGRVQTIAGAGSNSTQDALELVQYAESAGADMALVITPYYNKPQPHGLIEHYKSINNNSDIPIIVYNVPSRTGTDIDPETITAVAGLDNVVAIKEANPDLDKMSKTRKTLIEADLEDEFSILSGNDDLTVPMMSLGAKGVISVVANVDPFRMSQMVNNCLDGSYEKAMDLHYELYNLMKVLFIESNPVPTKVALKMLGRPSGDIRLPLAPLKDENRLKVKQVLNDLELL; translated from the coding sequence ATGAATTTTGAAGGTACAGCAGTAGCTATGATTACACCTTTTACAGAAGATAATGAAGTTGATGAAGATGGGTATAGAGAAAATATTAACTTCCTGATTGAAAATGGTGTAGATGGTTTATTAGCTGCTGGAACAACTGGGGAATCAGCTACTATAACGATTCCTGAACAAAAAAGACTTATTGATATTTTAATTGAAGAAGTTGATGGAAGAGTTCAAACAATTGCAGGTGCAGGAAGTAACTCAACACAAGATGCATTGGAGCTTGTTCAATATGCAGAAAGTGCTGGTGCAGATATGGCACTTGTTATAACTCCTTATTATAATAAACCACAACCTCATGGGCTCATTGAACATTATAAATCCATAAACAATAATTCAGATATTCCAATCATTGTTTATAATGTTCCTAGTCGTACTGGTACTGATATTGATCCTGAAACTATAACTGCTGTAGCAGGATTAGATAATGTTGTTGCTATAAAAGAAGCAAACCCAGATCTTGACAAAATGTCTAAAACTCGAAAAACATTAATTGAAGCTGATTTAGAGGATGAATTTTCTATACTTTCTGGAAATGATGATCTTACTGTTCCTATGATGTCACTTGGAGCAAAAGGTGTTATTAGTGTTGTAGCTAATGTTGATCCTTTTAGAATGAGTCAAATGGTTAATAATTGTTTGGATGGTAGCTATGAAAAAGCTATGGATCTACACTATGAATTATATAATCTTATGAAAGTTTTATTTATTGAAAGTAATCCTGTTCCAACTAAAGTTGCTTTGAAAATGTTAGGAAGGCCTTCTGGAGATATAAGATTACCTCTTGCTCCATTAAAAGATGAAAATAGGTTAAAGGTTAAACAGGTTTTAAATGATTTAGAATTATTATAA
- the dapB gene encoding 4-hydroxy-tetrahydrodipicolinate reductase, producing the protein MLKVAVTGAGGRMGSGIIKKILEQDDIEVVAAIEIPNTPLEGKDIGEVIGIGSIGVKTNGAQNLEAVLKDAKPDVLVDFTIANAAFETVKIAASLGVNIVVGTTGFTDEQSMEIANIVERSNIKAVVSSNMAIGVNVFFKVLRDLTPILNDFDIEIIEAHHNKKKDSPSGTAMTAFETIADSLERNADEVCVYGRQGLVGERTKEEIGLHAIRGGDIVGDHTVMFIGDGERLEITHRAHTREVFIAGVMRSLRFIMNSESGKVSDMADVLGIK; encoded by the coding sequence ATGTTAAAAGTTGCTGTAACTGGAGCTGGTGGGAGAATGGGCTCTGGTATTATTAAAAAAATCCTTGAACAGGATGATATTGAAGTAGTAGCTGCTATTGAAATACCAAATACTCCTCTTGAGGGAAAAGATATTGGAGAGGTTATTGGAATTGGTAGTATTGGTGTTAAAACTAATGGAGCTCAAAATTTAGAGGCTGTCCTTAAAGATGCAAAACCAGATGTTTTAGTAGACTTTACAATAGCTAATGCTGCATTCGAAACAGTAAAAATAGCTGCTTCACTTGGTGTTAATATTGTTGTTGGAACTACTGGTTTTACAGATGAACAATCTATGGAAATAGCTAATATTGTTGAAAGATCTAATATAAAAGCTGTTGTTTCTTCAAATATGGCCATAGGTGTTAATGTTTTCTTTAAAGTCTTACGTGATTTAACTCCAATTCTAAATGATTTTGACATTGAAATTATTGAAGCTCATCATAATAAAAAGAAAGATTCTCCTTCTGGAACAGCTATGACTGCTTTTGAGACAATAGCTGATTCTCTTGAAAGAAATGCTGATGAAGTTTGCGTTTATGGTAGGCAAGGTCTTGTAGGTGAACGGACTAAAGAGGAAATTGGTCTTCATGCTATACGTGGTGGGGATATTGTTGGTGATCATACTGTAATGTTTATAGGTGATGGTGAACGCCTTGAAATTACTCATAGAGCTCATACAAGAGAAGTTTTCATAGCAGGGGTTATGAGATCTTTAAGGTTTATTATGAACTCTGAATCTGGTAAAGTTAGTGATATGGCTGATGTTTTAGGGATTAAATAA
- the asd gene encoding aspartate-semialdehyde dehydrogenase, whose amino-acid sequence MVNVGVLGATGMVGQRFIQLLDKHPDFEITALAASSRSAGKRYEDATTWYLDDAMPESVKDIVVSETDPSSISNDVDILFSSLPTENAAVVEPKFAEKFIVASNASAMRMEKDVPLVIPEVNHEFLDIIEVQQKNRGWDGFIVTNPNCSTIALTLTLKPIYDNYDINRVYVSTMQAVSGAGYNGVPSMAIVDNLVPFIGGEEEKMESETLHLLGTLDGLEVKPAQFGLTASCHRVAVLDGHTESVFIELDQDINIDDIKNDMANFKSLPQELDLYSAPKNPVIVKEEDNRPQPRMDRNADGGMAVTVGRLRKDPVFDNSFKYVLVGHNTIRGAAGASILNAELINKTIL is encoded by the coding sequence ATGGTAAATGTAGGAGTACTTGGTGCAACTGGAATGGTCGGACAAAGATTTATTCAACTTTTGGATAAACACCCTGATTTTGAAATAACTGCTTTAGCAGCTTCTTCTCGTTCAGCTGGTAAAAGATATGAAGATGCTACAACATGGTATCTTGATGATGCTATGCCAGAATCTGTAAAAGATATTGTTGTATCAGAGACTGATCCTTCTTCAATAAGTAATGATGTTGATATACTGTTTTCATCTCTTCCTACTGAAAATGCAGCTGTTGTAGAGCCAAAATTTGCAGAAAAATTTATAGTTGCATCTAATGCAAGTGCAATGAGAATGGAAAAAGATGTTCCTCTTGTAATTCCAGAGGTCAACCATGAATTTTTAGATATTATAGAAGTTCAGCAAAAAAATAGAGGTTGGGATGGTTTCATAGTTACTAATCCTAATTGTAGTACTATTGCATTAACATTAACTTTAAAACCAATTTATGATAATTATGATATAAATAGAGTGTATGTATCTACTATGCAAGCTGTTTCTGGTGCTGGTTATAATGGAGTTCCTTCAATGGCTATTGTGGATAATCTAGTTCCTTTTATTGGTGGTGAAGAAGAGAAAATGGAAAGTGAAACACTTCATTTACTTGGAACTCTTGATGGATTAGAAGTTAAACCTGCTCAATTCGGTCTTACAGCATCTTGTCATAGGGTAGCTGTTTTAGATGGTCATACTGAATCAGTCTTCATTGAATTAGATCAAGATATTAATATAGATGATATAAAAAATGACATGGCTAATTTCAAATCTCTTCCTCAAGAATTAGATTTATATTCTGCTCCAAAAAACCCAGTTATTGTTAAAGAGGAAGATAATAGGCCTCAACCAAGAATGGATAGGAATGCTGATGGTGGAATGGCTGTAACTGTTGGAAGGCTTAGAAAAGATCCTGTGTTTGATAATAGTTTTAAGTATGTTTTAGTTGGCCATAATACTATTCGTGGTGCGGCTGGAGCTTCTATTTTGAATGCTGAATTGATTAATAAAACTATTTTATAA
- a CDS encoding cyclase family protein: MNYKHIDLSHEMKDNMIVYPGDPEFILKDVAKDSDYSLFKISGSLHTGTHIDAPYHYIKNGKKVNELNLNTLTGKASVLKTKDDVFDRGIKIEDIEPYKNKELEEIKSMKNIESRDHLEKIIILRTGWYKHWGEEGYFLKNPYISKQLAKFLIENKICGIAIDSCSVDKTGENKIHKKLLKNNIWIVENLTKTDKLVKEKYDSYFIPLNISSEASYIRAFVKN, encoded by the coding sequence ATGAACTATAAACATATAGATTTAAGTCATGAAATGAAAGATAATATGATTGTTTATCCTGGAGATCCTGAATTCATATTAAAAGATGTCGCAAAAGATTCAGATTATTCTTTATTCAAAATAAGTGGAAGTTTACATACAGGAACACATATTGACGCTCCTTATCATTATATTAAAAATGGTAAAAAGGTTAATGAATTAAATCTTAATACATTGACAGGAAAAGCTAGTGTTTTAAAAACAAAAGATGATGTTTTTGATAGAGGTATAAAGATAGAAGATATTGAACCATATAAAAATAAAGAACTTGAAGAAATTAAATCAATGAAAAATATTGAATCAAGAGATCATTTAGAAAAGATCATTATTTTAAGGACAGGTTGGTACAAGCATTGGGGTGAAGAAGGCTATTTCCTTAAAAATCCTTATATTTCAAAACAACTAGCTAAGTTCTTGATTGAAAATAAAATTTGTGGGATTGCTATAGATAGCTGTTCAGTAGATAAAACAGGTGAAAATAAAATTCATAAAAAATTACTTAAAAATAATATATGGATTGTTGAAAACTTAACTAAAACAGATAAATTAGTGAAAGAAAAATATGACTCATATTTTATTCCATTAAACATATCCTCAGAAGCATCTTACATAAGGGCTTTTGTAAAAAATTAA
- a CDS encoding MATE family efflux transporter has protein sequence MNNGDGNDKDIIDDKKINNDIGDDFKTEGVSTILGDPKKAILKLSGPMIIAMLITSFYSLIDGVWVAGLGHNALAAIGFISPIFLMVMGFSQGLGVGATSVISRFIAEGNKTKADNAALHIILLTVIFAIISMVSMGLFLHPILEILGAGVTTEAMNLALSYGNVLFAGSIFLVFTATAYGILLGEGNVKKTTYAMSFGAILNIILDPIFIYVFNWGMAGVGFATVVSLGIVSVIILYWFRRDTYINFSLKNFDFNKNILKKILAVGMPAGAESIIVALLEGFLIMILVTVSGTDAVAVYSLGWVVIMIAIVPVLSVTDSVVPVVGASFGAERYEDLEIIQNYSIKIGTLIAVMTALITFILAPYIAGLFTYSPETTALHNLITDFLRVMTLFCIFIPAGYVSLSIFQGLGKGLYSFILNLVSQLIFIVIFAYILAIPLGMGQYGVWWGIIFGNIIGSIIGFTWSKLYIRKIIAFNSENEVF, from the coding sequence ATGAATAATGGGGATGGTAATGATAAAGATATCATTGATGATAAGAAAATTAATAATGATATAGGAGATGATTTTAAAACAGAAGGGGTATCTACTATACTTGGAGATCCAAAAAAAGCTATATTAAAGTTATCTGGACCTATGATTATAGCCATGTTAATAACTTCTTTTTACAGTCTTATTGATGGTGTTTGGGTAGCTGGTCTTGGTCATAATGCTCTTGCAGCTATTGGATTCATATCTCCTATTTTTTTGATGGTTATGGGATTTTCACAAGGTCTGGGGGTAGGAGCTACTTCTGTAATTTCTAGATTCATTGCTGAAGGAAATAAGACTAAAGCTGACAATGCCGCTCTTCATATTATCCTTCTTACAGTAATTTTCGCCATTATTTCTATGGTTTCTATGGGATTATTTTTACATCCAATTTTAGAAATACTCGGAGCTGGAGTCACAACAGAGGCAATGAATTTAGCACTTAGCTATGGTAATGTTTTATTTGCTGGTTCAATATTCCTTGTATTTACTGCAACTGCTTATGGAATACTTTTGGGTGAAGGAAATGTTAAAAAAACCACTTATGCTATGTCTTTTGGAGCTATTTTAAATATAATTCTTGATCCTATTTTTATATATGTCTTTAATTGGGGAATGGCTGGTGTGGGATTTGCTACTGTGGTATCTCTAGGTATTGTAAGTGTTATAATTCTTTATTGGTTTAGAAGAGATACTTACATAAACTTTTCATTAAAGAATTTTGATTTTAATAAAAATATTTTAAAGAAGATCTTAGCTGTAGGTATGCCTGCAGGAGCAGAATCTATTATAGTTGCTCTTTTAGAAGGATTTTTAATCATGATATTAGTTACAGTTTCTGGAACTGATGCTGTAGCTGTTTATTCATTAGGTTGGGTAGTTATAATGATAGCTATTGTACCAGTTCTATCTGTTACAGATTCTGTTGTTCCTGTAGTTGGTGCTTCATTTGGTGCAGAAAGGTATGAGGATTTGGAAATAATTCAAAATTATTCAATAAAAATTGGAACTTTAATAGCTGTTATGACTGCTTTAATCACTTTTATATTAGCACCTTATATTGCAGGATTATTTACTTATTCTCCTGAAACAACAGCTTTACATAATCTTATTACAGACTTTTTAAGAGTAATGACATTATTCTGTATATTTATTCCAGCAGGGTATGTATCTTTATCCATATTTCAGGGTCTAGGAAAAGGTTTATATTCTTTTATATTGAACTTAGTAAGTCAACTTATTTTCATTGTAATATTTGCTTATATTTTAGCTATTCCTCTTGGAATGGGTCAATATGGTGTTTGGTGGGGAATTATATTTGGAAACATAATTGGGAGTATAATTGGTTTCACATGGTCAAAATTATATATAAGAAAGATTATAGCCTTTAATAGTGAAAATGAAGTTTTTTGA
- the thsA gene encoding thermosome subunit alpha, whose product MAQGQGQPILVLPEGTNRILGRDAQRNNILAGKVLAETVRTTLGPKGMDKMLVDGLGDIVVTNDGVTILKEMDIEHPAAKMLVEVAKTQEDEVGDGTTTAVIIAGELLKKSESLLDMDIHPTIIAMGYRQAAEKAQEILEDICIDDVGKDTLVKVAMTAMTGKGTEKARKPLAKLVVDAVQQVAEDGEVETDHIKIEKKEGATVDESALVQGVIIDKERVHPGMPKNLTDAKIALINSPIEVKETEMDAEISITDPTQMQAFIEQEETMVKDMVAKIASSGADVLFAQKGIDDLAQHYLAKEGIMAVRRVKKSDIEKLAKATGATVVSNIDDLAAEDLGSAGEVTEKKISGEDMIFVEKCKEAKAVTLLVRGSTKHIVDEIQRAVEDAIGVVAATVEDGKVVAGGGAPEIEMAKKLKDYADSISGREQLAVTAFAESLEVVPKTLAENAGLDSIDSLVDLRASHESSPYMGLDVFDGKVTDMKEAGVIEPKRVKKQAIQSASEAAEMILRIDDVIASVGGGAPDMDGMDPAAMGGMPPMM is encoded by the coding sequence ATGGCACAAGGCCAAGGACAACCAATTTTAGTTTTACCTGAAGGTACTAATAGAATTTTAGGCAGAGATGCTCAAAGAAATAACATTTTAGCTGGTAAAGTATTAGCTGAAACTGTAAGGACTACACTCGGTCCAAAAGGTATGGACAAGATGCTTGTAGATGGATTAGGAGATATTGTAGTTACTAATGATGGTGTAACCATCTTAAAAGAAATGGATATTGAACATCCTGCTGCTAAAATGCTTGTTGAAGTTGCTAAAACTCAAGAAGATGAAGTAGGGGATGGAACTACTACTGCAGTAATTATTGCAGGAGAACTCCTTAAAAAATCTGAATCTTTATTAGACATGGATATTCACCCAACTATCATTGCTATGGGTTACAGACAAGCAGCTGAAAAAGCTCAAGAAATTTTAGAAGATATCTGTATCGATGATGTTGGAAAAGATACTTTAGTAAAGGTTGCAATGACTGCAATGACTGGTAAAGGAACTGAAAAAGCTCGTAAACCTTTAGCTAAGCTCGTCGTTGATGCAGTTCAACAAGTAGCTGAAGATGGTGAAGTTGAAACCGATCATATTAAAATCGAGAAGAAAGAAGGAGCTACTGTCGATGAATCTGCTTTAGTTCAAGGTGTAATTATCGATAAAGAAAGAGTTCATCCAGGTATGCCTAAAAACTTAACTGATGCTAAAATTGCTTTAATTAATTCTCCAATTGAAGTAAAAGAAACTGAAATGGATGCTGAAATTAGTATTACTGATCCTACTCAAATGCAAGCTTTCATTGAACAAGAAGAAACTATGGTTAAAGATATGGTAGCTAAAATCGCATCTTCTGGTGCAGATGTTTTATTTGCTCAAAAAGGTATTGATGATTTAGCACAACATTACTTAGCTAAAGAAGGAATTATGGCTGTAAGAAGAGTCAAAAAGTCCGATATTGAAAAATTAGCTAAAGCTACTGGAGCTACTGTTGTATCTAACATAGATGATTTAGCTGCAGAAGATTTAGGTTCTGCTGGTGAAGTAACTGAGAAGAAAATATCTGGAGAAGATATGATCTTTGTAGAAAAATGTAAAGAAGCTAAAGCTGTAACTTTACTTGTAAGAGGAAGTACAAAACACATAGTTGATGAAATCCAAAGAGCTGTTGAAGATGCTATTGGTGTAGTTGCTGCTACTGTTGAAGATGGTAAAGTTGTAGCTGGTGGTGGAGCTCCAGAAATTGAAATGGCTAAAAAATTAAAAGATTATGCTGATTCTATTAGTGGAAGAGAACAATTAGCTGTAACTGCATTTGCAGAATCTTTAGAAGTTGTTCCTAAAACTTTAGCTGAAAATGCTGGTCTTGACAGTATTGATTCTTTAGTAGATCTCAGAGCTTCTCATGAAAGCTCTCCTTATATGGGTCTCGATGTCTTTGATGGAAAAGTCACTGATATGAAGGAAGCTGGAGTAATCGAACCTAAACGTGTTAAAAAACAAGCTATTCAATCTGCTTCTGAAGCAGCTGAAATGATTTTAAGAATAGATGATGTAATTGCATCTGTTGGTGGCGGTGCACCTGATATGGATGGTATGGATCCTGCAGCAATGGGTGGAATGCCTCCTATGATGTAA
- a CDS encoding DASS family sodium-coupled anion symporter: protein MDFKKIGLPLAIIVAIIIMVIPLDGLSYSGHMALALLVFAVIMWVTEALHLAVTSIIILFMQPILGIASFENVAIGFANPILFLMIGGFIIAEGIRKSGLVGRLTYVMLDKVGTTSSRGLFVSVFSTGILSAWIENVVAFALVLPIIKEIIDLMGCKDVCNAKSNFAKAMVLGASFASLAGGLATEIGTAPNLMAAAYTHIPFANWMVFGLPIAIIMLFVIWKWLGFVFPSEVKEVIGGKNTLTDKLDALGSMTKNEKIALSILLFTIALWITAGFTGLNSYSIALIGASLFFIFRIIDWRDAQKNVDWGLIMFFGGALSLGAALLNTGAAAWLVNDIFHIVGSNPSTMILVLVLMVIGILITQVMSNVALAAILVPLSVTLAQSQSLPIGTFAVPVAIACSLSYMLPTADPTVAMAYGTGFVKIKEIFKAGAPLVFIGMIVSIIILFTIGEPFLAT from the coding sequence ATGGACTTTAAAAAAATAGGCTTGCCATTAGCTATAATTGTGGCTATAATTATAATGGTTATACCTCTAGATGGTCTTAGTTATTCAGGTCATATGGCATTAGCACTTCTTGTCTTTGCTGTTATAATGTGGGTAACTGAAGCTCTTCATTTAGCAGTTACATCTATCATTATATTATTTATGCAACCTATACTTGGTATTGCATCTTTTGAAAATGTAGCTATCGGATTTGCAAATCCTATTCTATTTTTAATGATAGGTGGATTTATTATAGCTGAAGGTATAAGAAAAAGTGGTTTAGTTGGAAGATTAACTTATGTCATGTTGGATAAAGTGGGAACGACATCGAGTAGGGGTTTATTTGTTAGTGTTTTTTCAACTGGAATACTGTCAGCTTGGATTGAAAATGTAGTTGCATTTGCATTAGTTCTTCCTATAATTAAAGAAATTATAGATCTAATGGGTTGTAAAGATGTTTGTAATGCAAAAAGTAATTTTGCAAAGGCTATGGTTTTAGGTGCTTCTTTTGCTTCTCTTGCTGGAGGTTTAGCTACTGAAATTGGTACTGCTCCAAACTTAATGGCTGCTGCATATACTCATATTCCATTTGCTAATTGGATGGTATTTGGTCTTCCTATTGCTATCATAATGTTATTTGTAATATGGAAATGGTTAGGGTTTGTTTTCCCATCAGAGGTTAAAGAGGTTATTGGTGGAAAGAATACTTTAACTGATAAATTAGATGCGCTTGGGTCTATGACTAAAAATGAAAAAATCGCTTTATCTATATTGTTATTTACAATTGCTTTATGGATTACAGCGGGTTTTACTGGTTTAAATAGTTATTCTATAGCTTTAATAGGAGCTTCACTTTTCTTTATATTTAGAATTATTGATTGGAGAGATGCTCAGAAAAATGTTGATTGGGGACTTATCATGTTTTTCGGAGGAGCATTATCATTAGGTGCTGCTCTTTTAAACACTGGTGCTGCTGCATGGTTAGTCAATGATATATTCCATATTGTTGGTTCTAATCCATCTACAATGATTTTAGTTTTAGTTTTAATGGTAATTGGTATTTTAATTACACAAGTGATGTCTAATGTAGCTTTAGCTGCTATTTTAGTACCATTATCTGTTACTTTGGCTCAATCTCAATCTTTACCAATTGGAACATTCGCGGTTCCTGTAGCTATTGCTTGTTCATTATCTTACATGTTACCTACAGCTGATCCTACAGTTGCAATGGCATATGGTACTGGATTTGTAAAGATAAAAGAGATATTTAAGGCAGGAGCTCCGTTGGTATTTATTGGTATGATAGTTTCTATTATAATTTTATTTACTATTGGAGAACCATTCTTAGCAACTTAA
- a CDS encoding hydroxymethylglutaryl-CoA synthase → MAGIIGYGAFVPSYRIKVEEIAKVWGDNPKAISNGLVVNEKSVPAPDEDTATISVEAARSALVRAKINPQDIGAVYVGSESHPYAVKPTATIVAEAIMATPSMTAADLEFACKAGTAGMQAAIGLVDSGMIDYGLAIGADTSQGAPGDALEYTASAGGAAFIIGKEGTENGSIADFGDTYSFTTDTPDFYRREGQPYPSHGGRFTGEPAYFKHVLGAAKGIFEKTGTGPEDYDYAVFHQPNGKFYLKVGKKLGFNNEQIKDGLLTPVIGNTYSGATPLGLASILDKAKAGDNILAISYGSGSGSDAFTLSVTDMIDEKRELAPKLSNMIENKSYVDYAVYAKYKGKLRMS, encoded by the coding sequence ATGGCGGGAATTATTGGTTATGGTGCTTTTGTGCCATCATATAGGATCAAAGTTGAAGAAATAGCTAAAGTATGGGGGGATAACCCAAAAGCAATATCAAATGGGCTTGTTGTGAATGAAAAATCAGTCCCTGCTCCTGATGAAGATACAGCTACAATATCTGTTGAAGCTGCTAGAAGTGCATTGGTTAGGGCTAAAATTAATCCTCAAGATATTGGGGCAGTTTATGTAGGTTCTGAATCTCATCCTTATGCAGTTAAACCAACAGCTACAATTGTTGCTGAGGCAATTATGGCTACACCAAGTATGACTGCTGCTGATCTTGAATTTGCATGTAAAGCAGGTACTGCAGGTATGCAAGCTGCTATAGGTTTAGTTGACTCTGGAATGATAGATTACGGATTAGCAATAGGTGCAGATACTTCTCAAGGAGCTCCTGGGGATGCTCTTGAATATACTGCATCTGCTGGTGGAGCAGCTTTTATAATTGGAAAAGAAGGCACTGAAAATGGATCAATAGCTGATTTTGGTGATACATATAGTTTTACTACTGATACTCCTGATTTTTATAGACGTGAGGGTCAACCTTATCCATCTCATGGTGGGAGGTTTACAGGTGAACCTGCATACTTTAAACATGTATTAGGTGCAGCTAAAGGAATTTTTGAAAAAACTGGGACTGGTCCAGAAGATTATGATTATGCAGTTTTTCATCAACCAAATGGTAAATTTTACTTAAAAGTTGGTAAAAAATTAGGATTCAATAATGAACAGATAAAAGATGGTCTTTTAACTCCTGTTATTGGTAATACTTATTCTGGAGCTACTCCTCTTGGTTTAGCTTCTATTCTTGATAAAGCTAAAGCTGGGGATAATATATTGGCTATTTCATATGGTTCTGGTTCAGGTAGTGATGCTTTTACATTATCTGTAACTGATATGATTGATGAAAAAAGGGAATTAGCTCCTAAACTTAGTAATATGATTGAAAATAAATCTTATGTTGATTATGCTGTTTATGCTAAGTATAAGGGTAAATTAAGAATGTCCTAA
- a CDS encoding thiolase domain-containing protein has protein sequence MRDVAIIGVSQTKFGELWDSSFRQLIAEAGLNAIEDSGVGGNDLDAMFVGNMTAGLFIQQEHIAALIADHTGLNPISSTRVEAACASGGLALRQGVMAVASGYHDIVISAGVEKMTDVVDATPAIATASDQEWEAQQGVTFPSLYAMIARRHMYEYGTTREQLAEFSVINHKNASKNPRAQYPFEISVDKVLNSTVVADPLTLLDCSPVTDGAAAIVLCPAEMAKQYTDTPIYVKASTQASDTITLHDRKDITTIGSTKVAAKKAYEMAGVTTKDIDAVEVHDCFSINGILAIEDLGFVEKGKGGQAVEEGITHIDGEIPVNPSGGLKARGHPLGATGIAQAAEIVWQLRGEADKRQIDGAEIGMTHNIGGTGGTAAVHILSR, from the coding sequence ATGAGAGATGTTGCGATTATAGGAGTCTCACAAACAAAATTTGGAGAATTGTGGGATTCATCATTTAGACAATTAATAGCTGAAGCAGGTCTTAATGCTATTGAAGATTCTGGAGTAGGAGGTAATGATTTAGATGCTATGTTTGTTGGAAATATGACTGCTGGTCTTTTCATCCAACAAGAGCACATTGCTGCACTTATAGCTGATCACACTGGTTTAAATCCAATCTCTTCAACTCGTGTTGAAGCTGCTTGTGCTTCTGGTGGACTTGCTCTTAGACAAGGAGTAATGGCTGTTGCTTCTGGTTATCATGATATAGTTATTTCTGCTGGTGTGGAAAAGATGACTGATGTTGTTGATGCAACACCAGCTATAGCTACTGCATCTGATCAAGAATGGGAAGCCCAACAAGGTGTAACTTTCCCTTCACTTTATGCAATGATAGCTAGACGTCATATGTATGAATATGGAACTACTCGTGAACAATTAGCTGAATTTTCTGTAATTAATCATAAGAATGCTTCTAAAAATCCAAGAGCTCAATATCCTTTTGAGATCAGTGTGGATAAAGTTTTAAATTCTACTGTGGTTGCAGATCCTTTAACTCTTCTTGATTGTTCTCCTGTTACTGATGGTGCAGCTGCAATAGTCTTATGTCCTGCTGAAATGGCAAAGCAATATACTGATACTCCTATTTATGTAAAAGCTTCTACTCAGGCTTCTGATACAATAACTTTACATGATAGAAAAGATATTACTACTATTGGATCTACTAAAGTTGCAGCTAAAAAAGCTTATGAGATGGCTGGTGTTACAACAAAAGATATTGATGCTGTGGAAGTTCATGATTGTTTTTCAATAAATGGTATTTTAGCTATTGAAGATTTAGGATTTGTTGAGAAAGGAAAAGGTGGACAAGCAGTAGAAGAAGGTATAACTCATATTGACGGTGAAATACCAGTAAATCCATCTGGAGGACTTAAAGCAAGAGGTCATCCACTAGGTGCTACAGGTATTGCTCAAGCTGCTGAAATTGTATGGCAATTAAGAGGAGAAGCTGATAAACGTCAAATTGATGGTGCAGAAATTGGTATGACTCATAATATTGGGGGTACTGGTGGTACTGCAGCTGTTCATATCCTTTCTAGATAA